The nucleotide window TGGCGAAAATGCCTGGGGACTCACCGCCAGCGATGGCCCGTATGATTATTCCGCGGACGAGCCTATGCCCGGGCGGGATATCGGTAAACTGGCGCCCACGGGGGCAATCAGCTCCTTTCCTTACACACCTGAGGAATCCATGAAAGCATTAAAGAACTATTATTACAACTATGGCAGGTTTTTATGGGGAGAATACGGTTTCAAAGACGCATTTGACTTGACCGGTAACTGGTGCTCTGAAATTTACATGGGGCTTAACCAGGCGCCCATGACGGTGATGATCGAAAATTACCGCACCGGCCTGGTGTGGAAGATGTTCATGCAGGATTCGGAGGTTCAGGAGGGATTAGAGAAACTTTAATTGTCGTTTGTCAATTCCGCATTGTCGATGGTCGAAGGATTGAATCATTCATTAAAATTAACATCTTGTTTTTTATATTCTTTCATTTGCCTGGTAGGTTCTATAATTGAGAATCCGCTCCATAATTTATCGTCAAATTGATCAACATATATCACATCCATGTATTCCTGCTGTTTAAAATCTTCATATAGACTGTCAGAAATTTCCCTGTCATCAAGAACATAATATTCAATCGAATTTTCAGATCTGACAGAGATATCCATTTCAATATCAAAATCCATAAGTTCCTTATCGAAGAGCACTCTTTTTCTCTTCTTTGATATTTCCAGGTTTCTGTTCACGCTGACTTTTGTACCGGCTTTCTTAGAGAAATACTTCAATATATAATTACTGCCTTTCTTCTCAAAATAGATTGATCCGCTAAACTGAGTTTCTGTATATCCAATACCAAGGAGATGTACATCATGGCCAATTTTGCCCGGGGCATATTCATAATCAGCTCGGATTAAGGCAAAAGTATTCACAGAGATATACATTCTGCCAACATAAAGCCCGTTATCCTCCGGCTTGAAATCTATGATATATACATCTTCTCCATTAAAGCTGGTACCACCGGTAAGCGAATATGTGTATCGGCCTGTTTCGTGCAAGAATTCCCATTGGTTCTTATTATCCAATAAACTATAGCCGAGGTGAGATTCGATACCACGACCAAAATACGATAGCTTCCTTTTATTCTCGTCAAGCGTATCTTTAACAGGTTCAGGATTTTCAGGAGTTTTATCAATTTTTTGGCTGAAAATTCCGCTTTTGAATTTCCAATACTCATTCTCTTCCGTGGTGGTAAAGAGATTCTCAAAAATCGTATCAAATTGTTCAAGCTCATCAATATCTTTCTCTTTAAGTGAAACTGTTCTGATAGGATCAACCTTAAGCTTGACTGAATCTTCCTGGTTTTTTGTAATGTAAATATTTCCCAGGAAATCTGTATACGAAGTAGTATGCTTTGGAATTTTTTCTTCAAACAATTGTAACGCTTCCCTATTCAACTCAGGGATCGTGCTTTTTTTATAATTGAGGCTGAATGAATCAAAATCTGCAATATCTCTTTCCCGGATAAATGTTTGCCTGACACAGGTCGTTTGTTGATAATTCGATTCTTTATTCTTTAGTACTTTTTTAACAATTGATACCGGATCAGGGGGGTTGCCAAAGATTAGAGTTTCACTTAAATTATAGATTTCTTCTTTCAAATAAATAACCGAAGAAGTGTCTAACTGACCAATAAGTACTTTTTTGGATTTATAACCAATGTATTGAAAACATATGGTGTCGGTTTTATCCGGATCTGAAATATCTATTGAGAAATAGCCATTCTCGTTGCTAATTGCACCTTCACTTTTATGCAAAACATATATATTGGCATAAGGAAGAGCTGTTTGCTTATCTATGTCAAGAACTAATCCCTTTAGTTCCTTGTTAGCAAAGCGACTTTTATTGGTTTCAATAATTGTTGAGTCTTGTGTTGTCTGCGCATGACCGTTAGCAACTAATAATAATGTAAAAAGTATTGACAATAAATATGGTCCTTTCATATTATCTTTTGTGTCAAGGTATAAAAACCTATTGAATTCAAAATTACACAATTGGTATACTTAATCCGCGGTCATCTGCAAAAATCCGCGGGAATGCGACGGATTTACGCGGATAATTTAATTTCTAATGTGGTTTGCATCAATCGAAGCTTAAATGATCGTGAGTTAGCTGCACTGCTTATATATTGATATCACCCAACCGATTTTCTTTGTTCCCAATCTCGAACCAATTCACTAAATTTGAAAATCAGAAAAGGACCTATTAACCTCAAACAGGATAATATGAAGCTAATCTCATTTTCATGGTTAAGATGGTGAAATGAATGAGTTGACCGTAAATGATCAGTCTAATCCAAGCAGAACAGAGACCATAAAAAGCTGGAAATAATCAAATCTTATACTAGAATATTCAAAAATGAAGAGACTCAAAAAATACCTTCTGACATGTCTGCTTCTGGTAATTGCATTGCACGCCGGGGCGCAGCAAAAGACCTGTTGTAATCCCGTAAACATCGACTATGGTTACACACCGATCCCTAATTTCAGCGAATGGGGGAAGCACCGGGCAACAGCCGATCCGGTGATAGTCAATTACAAGGGTGACTATTTTTTGTTCTCGACCAATCAATGGGGATATTGGTGGAGCAGCGATATGGTACAGTGGAATTTCGTTCCCAGGAAATTTCTGCGCCCCTGGAATGAAGGTTACGATGAACTTTGTGCCCCGGCCGTGGGAATCATCGGCGATACCATGCTGGTGTTCGGATCAACTTACACCAGCAGTTTTACGATCTGGATGAGTACCCATCCCAAAACAGATGACTGGCATCCCCTGGTGGATTCCTTCGCTATAGGAGGTTGGGACCCGGCTTTCTTCACTGATGACGACGGCCGGTTTTATATGTACAATGGGAGCAGTAACCAGTATCCGCTTTTTGGAGTCGAGCTTGACAGGAAAACCATGCAACCCCTGACAACCCGCAAAGAGATGTATATCCTTGAATCCTGGCGTTATGGCTGGCAACGTTTTGGGGAAAACATGGACGACACCTTCCTCGATCCGTTTATAGAAGGGGCCTGGATGACGAAAAACAATGGGAAATATTATCTCCAGTATGGCGCTCCCGGAACGGAATTCAGTGGTTATGCCGACGGTGTGATTATCGGGGACAGTCCCCTTGGACCATTCGTACCACAATCGATGCCCTTCAGCTGCAAACCCGGTGGATTTGCCCGTGGTGCAGGACATGGGGCCACTTTTCAGGATAACTGGAGCAATTACTGGCATGTTTCAACCATTGCGATTTCCGTTAAAAACAATTTTGAGAGGCGGATCGGCATCTGGCCTGCCGGTTTCGATGCTGATGGTGTGATGTATTGTAATACGGCCTTCGGGGATTATCCGGCTTATCTGCCAACCGGTGAAGCAGACCATCTGAAAAGCCGGTTTACAGGCTGGATGCTCCTGAATTACCAGAAACCGGTCGCCGTTTCTTCAACTTATGGCCAGTATGCTGCCAACTTTGCCGTGGATGAAAGTATCAAAACATACTGGTCCGCTGCCACCAGCAATGAAAATGAGTGGATTCAGTCCGATCTGGGTGCCTTTTCCACCGTAATGGCAATCCAAATCAATTATGCCGATCAGGATGCGGAATTTCTTGGCAAATCCCTGGGAGTGTATCATCAATATAAGATCTTTGAATCAGCCGATGGAAAAAAATGGAACCTGCTGGTCGACAAAAGCGGTAATAAAACCGATGTGCCACACGACTATGTGGAATTGGCCAAACCTGTCAAAACCCGTTACCTCAAACTGGTGAACATCCACATGCCCACCGGCAAATTTGCCATCAGTGGATTTCGTATCTTTGGCCATGGATCGGGAGAAAAACCGGAGACTGTCAAAGAATTTCTTGTTCTCCGAACCGAGAAAGACAAACGCAGTGCCTGGCTGAGATGGAGTCCGGTTGACAATGCCTATGGCTACAACATCTACATGGGAACCGAACCAGGTAAATTGTACAATTCCATCATGGTTTACAGTGCCAACGAATACTGGCTCAAATCAATGGACAGGGAAAAAATGTATTACTTTACAATTGAAGCGATTAACGAAAACGGGGTAAGTGTTACCACCCCAATCATAAAATCAGAATAACCTGAATTAATCAATAAATTTACCATATCATGAAATCTAAATTATTTTTTCTGACAGCCTTCATTGCGTTGAGCCTCCTGGTCGCATGTACCCAAAAAACAGAGGTTCCAGCCGACCAGAAGATGAACGTTTTTATTGATGAATTGATGAAAAAGATGACCCTGCAGGAAAAGATCGGCCAGTTGAACCTGCCCGCTTCAGAGGATATTGTCACGGGCCAGGCTTCCAGTTCCGATATCGGGGAAAAAATCAAAGAGGGTAAAGTCGGTGGGCTATTGAACATCAGATCGGTTGAAAAGATTCGCGAGGTGCAAAAAGTAGCCGTTGAAGAAAGCCGCCTCAAGATCCCCCTCATTTTCGGGATGGACGTCATACACGGCTACAGGACCGTTTTTCCTATACCGCTTGGGTTAGCCAGCAGCTTTGACATGGCATTGATTGAGCAAAGTGCACGCATTGCCGCAGTGGAAGCCAGCGCCGACGGTATTTGCTGGAACTTCTCCCCGATGGTCGATATTGCCCGTGATCCCCGTTGGGGCCGGATTGCCGAAGGCGCAGGGGAGGATGCCTACCTTGGCTCCCGTGTTGCAGAAGCCTTCGTTCGAGGGTACCAGGGCGATGATCTGTCGAAAAACAATACCATCATGGCTTGTGTCAAGCACTTCGCATTATATGGCGCTGCTGAGGCCGGACGTGATTACAATACAACCGACATGAGCCGTATCCGGATGTACAATGAGTATCTTCCGCCTTATCATGCTGCCATTAAAGCCGGCGCAGGCAGCGTGATGACTTCATTCAATGAAATTGACGGGATTCCCGCCTCGGGAAACAAATGGCTTATGACGGACCTGTTGCGCGATCAATGGGGATTCAGCGGTTTTGTGGTAACCGATTACACCGCCATCAATGAAATGACCGTTCATGGCATGGGGGATCTGCAGACCGTTTCAGCCATGGCCTTAAGTGCCGGAATTGACATGGACATGGTTGGGGAAGGCTTCCTGACCACTTTGGAAAAGTCCCTGGAAGAAGGCAAAATTACCCGCGTCCAGATCGATCAGGCCTGTCGTCGGATACTGGAGGCTAAATATAAACTCGGCCTGTTCGAAGATCCTTACCGGTATTGTGATTTGGACCGCGCCAAATCGGAAATTTTTACCGAAGAACACAACCGGGTTGCCCGCGAAATCGCTGCCCAGACTTTCGTATTGTTAAAAAACGAAAACCAGGTCTTGCCTCTGGAGAAAAAAGGGAAAATTGCCCTGGTCGGACCCCTGGCCGACAATAAGTGGAATATGGCCGGGATGTGGAGCGTAGCTGTTGATCATACTCAATCTATTTCAGTGCTGCAGGGATTTAAGGATGCTGTGGGAGACCAGGCTGAGATCATTTATACCATAGGAAGCAATATTGTGGATAATCCGGATCTGGATCGTTGGAGCAGTACTTGGGGAAAGCCACCCATTGATACCAGCCGCTCCCCTGAGGAATTGAGGGAAGAAGCTGTCTCGGTGGCTTCAACGTGCGATGTAGTGGTCGCCGTGATGGGCGAGGCCGCAGAAATGAGCGGTGAAAGCTCCAGCCGATCAGATATTTCTCTGCCAGGAAGCCAGAAAGAACTGCTGGAGGCGCTGCTGAAAACAGGAAAGCCGGTTGTCCTGGTGCTTTTCACCGGAAGGCCGCTGGCCATGAGCTGGGAACACGAAAATATTCCGGCCATTCTGAATGTCTGGTTTGGCGGCACCCAGTCCGGTAACGCCATCGCGGATGTTATTTTCGGAAA belongs to Bacteroidales bacterium and includes:
- a CDS encoding carboxypeptidase-like regulatory domain-containing protein, which gives rise to MKGPYLLSILFTLLLVANGHAQTTQDSTIIETNKSRFANKELKGLVLDIDKQTALPYANIYVLHKSEGAISNENGYFSIDISDPDKTDTICFQYIGYKSKKVLIGQLDTSSVIYLKEEIYNLSETLIFGNPPDPVSIVKKVLKNKESNYQQTTCVRQTFIRERDIADFDSFSLNYKKSTIPELNREALQLFEEKIPKHTTSYTDFLGNIYITKNQEDSVKLKVDPIRTVSLKEKDIDELEQFDTIFENLFTTTEENEYWKFKSGIFSQKIDKTPENPEPVKDTLDENKRKLSYFGRGIESHLGYSLLDNKNQWEFLHETGRYTYSLTGGTSFNGEDVYIIDFKPEDNGLYVGRMYISVNTFALIRADYEYAPGKIGHDVHLLGIGYTETQFSGSIYFEKKGSNYILKYFSKKAGTKVSVNRNLEISKKRKRVLFDKELMDFDIEMDISVRSENSIEYYVLDDREISDSLYEDFKQQEYMDVIYVDQFDDKLWSGFSIIEPTRQMKEYKKQDVNFNE
- a CDS encoding family 43 glycosylhydrolase, producing the protein MKRLKKYLLTCLLLVIALHAGAQQKTCCNPVNIDYGYTPIPNFSEWGKHRATADPVIVNYKGDYFLFSTNQWGYWWSSDMVQWNFVPRKFLRPWNEGYDELCAPAVGIIGDTMLVFGSTYTSSFTIWMSTHPKTDDWHPLVDSFAIGGWDPAFFTDDDGRFYMYNGSSNQYPLFGVELDRKTMQPLTTRKEMYILESWRYGWQRFGENMDDTFLDPFIEGAWMTKNNGKYYLQYGAPGTEFSGYADGVIIGDSPLGPFVPQSMPFSCKPGGFARGAGHGATFQDNWSNYWHVSTIAISVKNNFERRIGIWPAGFDADGVMYCNTAFGDYPAYLPTGEADHLKSRFTGWMLLNYQKPVAVSSTYGQYAANFAVDESIKTYWSAATSNENEWIQSDLGAFSTVMAIQINYADQDAEFLGKSLGVYHQYKIFESADGKKWNLLVDKSGNKTDVPHDYVELAKPVKTRYLKLVNIHMPTGKFAISGFRIFGHGSGEKPETVKEFLVLRTEKDKRSAWLRWSPVDNAYGYNIYMGTEPGKLYNSIMVYSANEYWLKSMDREKMYYFTIEAINENGVSVTTPIIKSE
- the bglX gene encoding beta-glucosidase BglX, which produces MKSKLFFLTAFIALSLLVACTQKTEVPADQKMNVFIDELMKKMTLQEKIGQLNLPASEDIVTGQASSSDIGEKIKEGKVGGLLNIRSVEKIREVQKVAVEESRLKIPLIFGMDVIHGYRTVFPIPLGLASSFDMALIEQSARIAAVEASADGICWNFSPMVDIARDPRWGRIAEGAGEDAYLGSRVAEAFVRGYQGDDLSKNNTIMACVKHFALYGAAEAGRDYNTTDMSRIRMYNEYLPPYHAAIKAGAGSVMTSFNEIDGIPASGNKWLMTDLLRDQWGFSGFVVTDYTAINEMTVHGMGDLQTVSAMALSAGIDMDMVGEGFLTTLEKSLEEGKITRVQIDQACRRILEAKYKLGLFEDPYRYCDLDRAKSEIFTEEHNRVAREIAAQTFVLLKNENQVLPLEKKGKIALVGPLADNKWNMAGMWSVAVDHTQSISVLQGFKDAVGDQAEIIYTIGSNIVDNPDLDRWSSTWGKPPIDTSRSPEELREEAVSVASTCDVVVAVMGEAAEMSGESSSRSDISLPGSQKELLEALLKTGKPVVLVLFTGRPLAMSWEHENIPAILNVWFGGTQSGNAIADVIFGKVNPSGKLPSTFPQNVGQVPIFYNHKNTGRPLPEGEWYQKYRSNYLDVTNEPLYPFGYGLSYTRFTYGDLDLDKTQLTGNQTLTASISLTNAGKYNGAEVVQLYIRDMIGSITRPVKELKGFQKVFLKAGETKTITFTITPEDLKFYNYDLKYDWEPGDFVIMVGGNSRDVKSANINWVK